Proteins from one Burkholderia sp. genomic window:
- the rimI gene encoding ribosomal protein S18-alanine N-acetyltransferase produces the protein MSGVLMTDRYLAPITDADLDEVVEIEKAAYEFPWSRSNFENSLRNGYFSVCMRHVMGTLIGYCVLMPVFNEMHLLNLCVAPVAQHAGYGLTLLREAMRIARTERLEGILLEVRSSNPRAIRLYEGCGFEVVGHRKNYYPAQHRTREDAIVMRLPLDTQEGTHELA, from the coding sequence ATGAGTGGCGTGCTGATGACCGACCGTTATCTGGCACCGATAACGGATGCCGATCTCGACGAGGTGGTTGAGATCGAGAAGGCCGCTTACGAATTCCCGTGGTCGCGCAGCAACTTCGAGAATTCGCTGCGTAACGGCTATTTCAGTGTCTGCATGCGGCACGTGATGGGCACCCTGATCGGCTATTGCGTGCTGATGCCGGTGTTCAACGAGATGCACCTGCTCAATCTGTGCGTCGCGCCGGTCGCGCAGCATGCTGGCTATGGGCTCACGCTGCTCCGCGAGGCGATGCGCATCGCGCGCACCGAGCGGCTCGAGGGTATATTGCTCGAGGTGCGGTCGTCTAATCCGCGTGCGATCCGCCTCTACGAGGGCTGCGGCTTCGAGGTGGTCGGGCATCGCAAGAACTATTACCCGGCGCAGCACCGCACGCGCGAGGACGCGATCGTGATGCGGCTGCCGCTCGACACTCAGGAAGGCACGCATGAGCTGGCGTGA
- a CDS encoding transposase: MRSDDVQGRSYAQIGKTPERRVASRRESLSVMSTVKNRGQVCWKVFEDAMNADILLAFLKRINISCIH; encoded by the coding sequence TTGCGTTCGGACGATGTGCAAGGCCGCTCCTACGCGCAGATTGGCAAGACGCCCGAGCGACGCGTGGCGAGTCGACGCGAAAGCCTTTCGGTGATGTCGACGGTGAAGAACCGTGGCCAGGTGTGCTGGAAAGTCTTCGAGGATGCGATGAACGCCGACATCCTGCTCGCTTTCCTGAAGCGGATCAATATTTCATGCATACACTGA
- a CDS encoding NADP-dependent oxidoreductase, which produces MTDINRQFLLVSRPAGAASLDNFQLVETPFAPLREGELRVRNRFLSLDPYMRGRMSEAKSYAAPQPLGEVMIGETVGEVIESRHAAYTVGDHVVGMFGWQTYGVSNGKGLRKVDASRVPLSVHLGVVGMPGVTAWYGLNRLLEPHAGQTLLVSAASGAVGSVVGQLALRAGARVIGIAGGEHKCRYVLDTLGFDACVDYKAGHLAEDLATAAPDGIDLCFENVGGPGFDATLALMNAFGRVALCGMIAGYDGEAAPIRQPWLILKARLRVEGFIVTEHPEVWPAALAKLGELVARHELHYRETIAQGFERAPAAFLGMLKGQNFGKQLVALS; this is translated from the coding sequence ATGACCGATATTAATCGGCAGTTTTTGCTTGTTTCGCGCCCAGCGGGCGCGGCCAGTCTTGATAATTTCCAGCTCGTGGAAACGCCGTTCGCGCCACTGCGTGAGGGCGAACTGCGCGTGCGTAATCGCTTCCTCTCGCTCGACCCGTACATGCGTGGCCGCATGAGCGAGGCGAAATCCTACGCGGCACCGCAACCACTCGGCGAAGTGATGATCGGCGAGACGGTCGGCGAAGTGATCGAGTCGCGTCATGCTGCTTATACGGTCGGCGATCACGTGGTCGGCATGTTCGGGTGGCAAACGTATGGCGTCTCGAACGGCAAGGGGCTACGCAAGGTCGATGCCTCTCGGGTGCCGCTTTCGGTCCATCTCGGCGTGGTCGGCATGCCGGGCGTGACGGCCTGGTATGGCCTGAATCGCCTGCTCGAGCCGCACGCAGGGCAGACTTTGCTGGTCAGTGCGGCCAGTGGTGCGGTCGGCAGCGTGGTGGGGCAGCTCGCGCTGCGCGCCGGCGCTCGTGTGATCGGCATCGCCGGCGGCGAGCACAAGTGCCGTTACGTGCTCGATACGCTGGGCTTCGACGCCTGCGTCGACTACAAGGCAGGGCACCTGGCTGAGGATCTGGCGACCGCCGCGCCAGACGGCATCGACCTCTGTTTCGAGAACGTTGGCGGCCCCGGTTTCGACGCGACGCTGGCGCTGATGAATGCATTCGGTCGCGTTGCACTGTGTGGGATGATCGCCGGCTACGACGGCGAGGCCGCGCCGATCCGGCAGCCTTGGCTGATCCTGAAAGCGCGGCTGCGCGTGGAAGGTTTCATCGTCACCGAGCATCCCGAAGTCTGGCCGGCAGCGCTGGCCAAACTGGGCGAGTTGGTGGCGCGGCACGAGCTGCATTATCGCGAGACCATCGCGCAAGGCTTCGAGCGCGCGCCCGCAGCCTTCCTCGGTATGCTCAAGGGGCAAAACTTCGGCAAGCAGCTCGTCGCGTTGAGCTGA
- the mnmE gene encoding tRNA uridine-5-carboxymethylaminomethyl(34) synthesis GTPase MnmE: protein MPATDSEPIIAIATAAGLGGIGVVRVSFGRSGATAAVKLMLAVCGQVLAPRHASYVPFLDAAGVALDRGIALYFTAPNSYTGEHVLELQGHGGPIVLQLVVQRCLDAGREHALRLAEPGEFTYRAFLNDKLDLAQAEAVADLIEASTEAAVRSASRSLDGVFSRDIHALAEDVIGLRMLVEATLDFPEEEIDFLKATDMRCKLARIRERLAQVLGEVRQGTLLREGMLVVLAGQPNVGKSSLLNALAGTELAIVTPIAGTTRDKVAQTIQVAGMPLHIIDTAGLRETKDEIEKIGIARAWGEIERADVVLHLLDAQTGFGTEDRTLAERFPASVPVVRVFNKTDLSGEAASVTYPGNDTAGEGDFTELRLSAKEGVGIDLLRAELLRIAGWQAGAESVYLARERHLVALRAVQEHLTQAAHQNAQALDLFAEELRLAQEQLNSITGEFTSDDLLGVIFSRFCIGK from the coding sequence ATGCCAGCTACTGATTCCGAGCCGATTATCGCCATTGCCACTGCCGCCGGCCTAGGCGGGATCGGCGTGGTGCGCGTGTCGTTCGGTCGCTCCGGTGCCACAGCGGCGGTGAAGCTGATGCTCGCCGTGTGTGGCCAGGTGTTGGCACCACGACACGCGAGCTACGTGCCCTTCCTCGATGCTGCCGGCGTCGCGCTCGATCGTGGTATCGCGCTCTATTTCACCGCGCCGAACTCCTACACGGGTGAACACGTGCTCGAACTACAAGGGCACGGCGGCCCAATCGTGCTGCAGCTGGTAGTGCAACGCTGCCTCGACGCTGGGCGTGAACACGCCTTGCGGCTCGCCGAGCCCGGCGAGTTCACGTACCGCGCCTTCCTTAACGACAAGCTCGACTTAGCTCAGGCTGAAGCCGTGGCCGACCTGATTGAGGCCAGCACCGAGGCCGCGGTACGCTCAGCCAGTCGCTCGCTCGACGGGGTGTTCTCGCGCGACATCCACGCACTGGCCGAAGACGTGATTGGCTTGCGGATGCTAGTGGAGGCGACGCTCGATTTCCCTGAGGAGGAGATTGACTTCCTGAAAGCGACTGACATGCGCTGCAAGCTCGCGCGTATCCGCGAGCGGCTCGCGCAGGTGCTCGGCGAGGTGCGGCAGGGCACCCTGCTGCGCGAGGGTATGTTAGTGGTGCTGGCGGGGCAGCCAAACGTCGGCAAGTCTTCGCTGCTCAATGCACTAGCGGGCACTGAGCTGGCGATCGTCACGCCGATCGCCGGCACCACGCGAGACAAAGTCGCGCAGACCATCCAGGTTGCGGGTATGCCACTGCACATCATCGATACCGCGGGCCTGCGTGAGACCAAGGACGAGATTGAGAAGATCGGCATCGCGCGTGCCTGGGGCGAGATCGAGCGCGCCGACGTGGTGCTGCACCTGCTCGACGCACAGACGGGCTTCGGTACCGAGGATCGTACGCTCGCCGAGCGCTTCCCGGCCAGCGTTCCGGTGGTGCGCGTGTTCAACAAGACGGACTTGAGCGGCGAGGCAGCTTCAGTGACGTATCCGGGCAACGACACGGCGGGCGAGGGCGATTTCACCGAGCTGCGCTTGTCAGCCAAGGAGGGCGTCGGGATCGATCTGCTGCGCGCCGAGCTGCTGCGCATCGCCGGCTGGCAGGCGGGTGCCGAAAGTGTGTATCTCGCACGCGAGCGGCATCTAGTGGCGCTGCGCGCAGTACAGGAACATCTGACCCAGGCGGCACATCAGAACGCGCAGGCGCTCGATCTGTTTGCTGAGGAACTGAGGCTGGCACAGGAGCAGTTGAATTCAATCACTGGGGAGTTTACTTCGGATGATTTACTAGGGGTGATTTTCAGTCGGTTTTGTATTGGGAAGTAA
- a CDS encoding aspartate kinase: MTLIVHKYGGTSMGSVERIKNVAKRVSKWHQAGHQLVVVPSAMSGETNRLLGLTKEISSQPDPRECDMIASTGEQVSVGLLAIALQEIGIPAVSYAGWQVPIKTDSAFTKARIQSIEDARVKKDLEEGKVVMITGFQGIDPEGNITTLGRGGSDTSAVAIAAALSAEECLIYTDVDGVYMTDPRVVDGARRIHRVTFEEMLEMSSLGSKVLQIRSVEFAGKYRVKTRVLSSLTDPMIALNEEMQSGTLITFEEDETMEKAVISGIAFQRDEARIVVMGVPDKPGTAYQILGPVADANIDVDMIIQNQSVAGKTDFTFTVGRGDYQKAMDILTNQVKGHVNAEQVLGDSKVSKVSVVGVGMRSHVGVASTAFRTLSEEGINIQMIATSEIKISVLIDEKYMELAVRALYKAFELSQS, translated from the coding sequence ATGACACTAATCGTACATAAATATGGCGGTACCTCAATGGGCTCGGTCGAGCGCATCAAGAACGTCGCAAAACGCGTCTCGAAATGGCATCAGGCCGGTCACCAGCTAGTAGTCGTGCCCTCGGCGATGTCCGGAGAAACGAACCGCCTTCTGGGTCTCACAAAGGAAATCTCGAGCCAGCCAGATCCACGCGAATGCGACATGATTGCCTCGACGGGCGAGCAGGTCAGCGTCGGCCTGCTGGCGATTGCGCTGCAGGAAATCGGCATTCCGGCCGTCAGCTACGCGGGCTGGCAAGTACCTATCAAGACTGATAGCGCTTTCACCAAAGCACGCATCCAGTCGATCGAAGATGCGCGCGTCAAGAAGGATCTCGAGGAAGGCAAGGTGGTGATGATCACCGGCTTCCAGGGCATCGATCCAGAAGGTAACATCACCACGTTGGGCCGCGGTGGTTCAGACACTTCGGCGGTCGCGATAGCGGCGGCACTAAGTGCCGAGGAGTGCCTGATCTATACCGACGTCGATGGCGTGTACATGACTGATCCACGCGTAGTCGACGGTGCACGCCGGATCCACCGCGTGACCTTCGAGGAAATGCTGGAAATGTCCAGCCTTGGCTCGAAGGTGCTACAGATCCGCTCAGTCGAATTTGCCGGAAAGTATCGCGTGAAGACGCGCGTGCTGTCGAGCCTGACCGACCCCATGATTGCGCTCAACGAAGAGATGCAGTCGGGCACTCTAATTACTTTTGAAGAAGACGAGACCATGGAAAAGGCAGTTATTTCAGGCATCGCATTTCAACGCGACGAAGCCCGTATCGTGGTGATGGGTGTGCCTGACAAGCCGGGTACCGCCTACCAGATCCTAGGCCCAGTGGCCGACGCAAACATCGACGTCGACATGATTATCCAAAACCAGAGCGTAGCCGGCAAGACTGACTTTACGTTCACGGTCGGTCGAGGCGACTACCAAAAGGCGATGGATATCCTGACCAACCAGGTCAAGGGCCATGTCAACGCCGAGCAGGTTCTGGGCGACTCGAAGGTCTCGAAGGTCTCGGTGGTGGGCGTTGGCATGCGCTCGCACGTGGGCGTAGCGAGCACGGCGTTTCGCACACTGTCGGAAGAAGGTATCAACATCCAAATGATCGCGACCTCCGAAATCAAGATCTCGGTGCTGATCGATGAGAAATATATGGAACTGGCCGTGCGCGCGCTGTACAAGGCGTTCGAGCTTAGCCAGAGCTGA
- the tsaB gene encoding tRNA (adenosine(37)-N6)-threonylcarbamoyltransferase complex dimerization subunit type 1 TsaB produces the protein MSPMTQTVLLAIETSTEFCSVALIAASAAAPVFTAPRIWFRHDETGAVSSMRVLPAVREVLDEAGFTLADCVAIAFGTGPGSFTGLRTATGIAQGLAFGRSLPVVPVGTLAACAEHARLNALDAGGSAPTRVLAALDARMDEVYWADYVWDEIAGDWRTQQPAALDTLGLRITPTEPFTLAGNAAAAFGERFPLVALAAHVDGAALPHAVPLAQLALRAFRADRVMPADQAVPEYVRNKVAQTTAERIAERAAREGGL, from the coding sequence ATATCGCCTATGACGCAAACTGTGCTGCTTGCCATCGAGACCTCGACTGAATTCTGCTCGGTTGCCCTGATCGCTGCTTCCGCCGCGGCGCCTGTCTTCACCGCCCCACGCATCTGGTTCCGTCACGACGAGACGGGTGCTGTCTCGAGCATGCGCGTGCTTCCGGCCGTACGTGAAGTGCTTGACGAGGCCGGCTTCACGCTGGCCGACTGCGTCGCGATCGCCTTCGGCACCGGCCCCGGTTCGTTCACGGGCCTGCGCACCGCGACTGGCATTGCACAGGGCCTGGCCTTCGGTCGCAGCCTTCCGGTGGTTCCGGTCGGCACGCTGGCCGCCTGTGCCGAGCACGCGCGGCTCAACGCGCTGGACGCTGGCGGCAGCGCGCCGACTCGCGTGCTGGCTGCCCTCGATGCGCGCATGGACGAGGTCTACTGGGCCGACTATGTCTGGGACGAAATCGCCGGCGACTGGCGCACTCAGCAGCCGGCTGCGCTCGACACACTGGGCTTGCGCATCACGCCCACCGAGCCCTTCACGCTGGCCGGAAATGCGGCCGCCGCCTTCGGCGAACGCTTTCCGCTGGTGGCGCTGGCTGCCCATGTCGACGGTGCGGCACTACCGCACGCGGTGCCGCTTGCGCAACTCGCGCTGCGCGCGTTCCGCGCTGACCGTGTGATGCCGGCCGACCAGGCCGTACCGGAATACGTGCGCAACAAAGTCGCGCAGACCACCGCCGAGCGGATCGCCGAGCGTGCCGCACGGGAGGGCGGTCTATGA
- a CDS encoding helix-turn-helix domain-containing protein, translating to MRLLPREACEEQRRQVINLRRRGWTYDEIAEHTNLSRTGVFNICKRYTHKGAAGLLDKPSGGAVNPRRALSEQQEVEIRALLRDQMPNELRMSFALWTRQVVRELIWQRCGLTLTLQSVGLYLVRWGFTPQKSMKPGLRAVTGSGAGMAERDHTREIARRGP from the coding sequence ATGAGATTGCTTCCTCGTGAAGCATGTGAAGAGCAGCGTCGGCAGGTAATCAACCTGCGCAGGCGAGGCTGGACCTACGACGAGATTGCTGAGCATACGAACCTGTCGCGCACCGGTGTGTTCAATATTTGCAAACGCTATACCCATAAAGGTGCGGCTGGCTTGCTTGACAAGCCGAGTGGCGGAGCAGTGAACCCACGCCGTGCCCTGAGTGAGCAGCAGGAAGTGGAAATTCGCGCGCTGTTGCGCGATCAGATGCCGAACGAGTTGAGGATGTCGTTCGCGTTGTGGACGCGACAGGTCGTGCGGGAGTTGATCTGGCAGAGATGCGGTTTGACGCTGACACTGCAGAGTGTTGGCCTGTATCTGGTGCGCTGGGGTTTCACACCGCAAAAGTCGATGAAACCGGGCCTACGAGCAGTGACCGGAAGCGGTGCAGGCATGGCTGAACGAGACCATACCCGGGAGATTGCACGCCGGGGGCCATAG
- a CDS encoding thymidylate synthase — protein MKQYLDLVLSILNTGTWQQNRTGIRTISMPGGMLRFDLQQGFPAVTTKQLAFQSAIGELVGFLRASRSAAQFRALGCKVWDANANDNAAWLANPYRTGLDDLGDVYGVQWRHWPGYKVLDVQATGQIEDALARGYRIVTSFKEEGVQQVLLYKAIDQLRDCLDTIMCDPSSRRILFHGWNPVKLDEIALPACHLLYQFLPNLIAREISLCVYIRSNDIGLGTPFNLTEGAALLALVGRLTGYAPRWFTYFIGNAHIYENQLDMLNQQLARDPYASPRLVIADRVPEYAKTGVYEPEWLERIEPADFSLEGYHHHAPLTAPMAV, from the coding sequence ATGAAACAGTATCTAGATCTGGTCCTCAGCATTCTCAACACTGGCACTTGGCAGCAAAATCGTACCGGTATCCGCACCATCAGCATGCCGGGCGGAATGCTGCGCTTCGACCTTCAGCAAGGCTTTCCAGCTGTCACGACCAAGCAGTTGGCATTCCAGTCGGCGATCGGCGAGCTGGTCGGCTTTCTACGCGCCTCGCGCAGTGCGGCACAGTTCCGCGCGCTTGGCTGCAAGGTCTGGGATGCTAACGCCAACGACAATGCCGCCTGGCTGGCTAATCCCTACCGCACTGGCCTCGACGATCTCGGCGACGTCTATGGCGTGCAATGGCGGCACTGGCCCGGCTACAAGGTGCTCGATGTGCAGGCCACCGGGCAGATTGAGGATGCGCTGGCGCGTGGCTACCGCATCGTCACCAGCTTTAAGGAAGAAGGCGTACAGCAGGTGCTGCTGTACAAGGCGATCGACCAGTTGCGCGACTGTCTCGACACCATCATGTGTGACCCGTCAAGCCGCCGCATCCTGTTCCACGGCTGGAACCCCGTGAAGCTCGACGAGATCGCGCTGCCGGCCTGCCATCTGCTCTACCAATTCCTGCCCAACCTAATCGCACGCGAGATCTCGCTATGTGTATACATCCGCAGCAACGACATCGGCCTGGGCACGCCATTCAACCTCACCGAAGGTGCCGCGCTGCTAGCGCTGGTGGGCCGGCTGACCGGTTATGCCCCGCGCTGGTTCACCTACTTCATCGGCAATGCGCACATCTACGAGAACCAGCTCGACATGCTGAACCAGCAACTCGCCCGAGACCCCTATGCAAGCCCGCGTCTGGTGATCGCCGATCGCGTGCCGGAATACGCGAAGACGGGCGTCTACGAGCCAGAGTGGCTAGAGCGCATCGAGCCCGCCGATTTTTCACTCGAAGGCTATCATCACCATGCTCCGCTGACCGCGCCGATGGCGGTCTGA
- a CDS encoding polyprenyl synthetase family protein, which produces MSSTVSPSLNAVQLLLAPIVDDMEQVNRVIRHSLSSDVLLINQIAEYIIGSGGKRLRPALLLLVAGALGDGSSHRHTLAAVVEFIHTATLLHDDVVDESELRRGRKTANALFGNPASVLVGDYLYSRSFEMMVGIGKMRVMEILSEATTIISEGEVLQLLNMHDAAVDASLYMRVIRYKTAKLFEASARLGAVLAGADASTEAAAAEYGCRIGTAFQIMDDWLDYAGTTESMGKNAGDDLREGKSTLPLIHLLEHGTLEQQALARKAIEQGGTDRFEVIFEAITRSGALDHTLECARQEAQAAADAIFSFPSSVFKKSLLELCVFSSKRFY; this is translated from the coding sequence ATGTCGTCCACTGTCTCCCCTTCCCTGAACGCTGTCCAACTGCTGCTGGCCCCGATCGTCGACGATATGGAGCAGGTCAACCGCGTGATTCGGCATAGCCTATCGTCCGATGTGCTGCTGATTAACCAGATTGCTGAATACATTATCGGCTCGGGCGGAAAGCGGCTGAGGCCGGCCCTGCTACTGCTCGTCGCGGGCGCGCTGGGCGACGGCTCGAGCCATCGCCACACGCTGGCCGCTGTCGTCGAGTTCATCCACACCGCGACGCTACTCCACGACGACGTGGTCGACGAATCGGAACTGCGACGCGGGCGAAAAACCGCCAACGCGCTGTTCGGCAACCCGGCCAGTGTGCTGGTCGGCGACTATCTCTACTCTCGCTCGTTCGAGATGATGGTCGGCATTGGCAAGATGCGCGTGATGGAGATCCTTTCCGAGGCGACCACCATCATCTCTGAGGGCGAGGTGCTGCAGTTACTTAATATGCATGATGCGGCGGTCGACGCATCACTCTACATGCGGGTGATTCGCTACAAGACGGCCAAGCTATTCGAGGCCTCGGCGCGGCTGGGTGCTGTTCTGGCCGGCGCGGACGCGAGCACCGAGGCCGCTGCCGCCGAATACGGTTGCCGCATCGGCACCGCTTTCCAAATCATGGACGACTGGCTCGACTATGCCGGCACCACCGAATCAATGGGCAAGAATGCCGGCGACGACCTGCGCGAAGGCAAGTCAACCTTGCCGCTGATCCATCTGCTCGAGCATGGCACGCTCGAGCAGCAGGCACTGGCGCGGAAAGCCATCGAACAGGGCGGGACCGATCGCTTCGAGGTGATCTTCGAGGCAATCACGCGTTCGGGCGCGCTTGATCACACGCTGGAATGTGCGCGCCAGGAAGCCCAGGCTGCGGCCGATGCAATTTTTTCGTTTCCCTCTTCTGTTTTTAAAAAATCTCTGCTAGAATTGTGCGTTTTTTCTTCGAAAAGATTTTATTAA
- a CDS encoding D-alanyl-D-alanine carboxypeptidase family protein: MCFSTKDLKFLVAPTAFATVARTVALGIVVPATLVMTVTIVQARPPKKAAIAAATSTGATAATYMPGAVPPPGVNARSWILVDPSSNQVLASGNADEHVEPASLTKLMTAYLVFQALSTKKISMEQIVTPSEVVCSVGTDESRMFIEANKPVSVHDLVYGMIIQSGNDAAIALAELVGGSESQFVHMMNAEAQKLGMLGTHFADVNGMPDPQHYTTAGDLAKLSSHLLRDFPNYYNIFSVKEFSYHNIRQPNRNRLLWIDPTVDGLKTGHTQAAGYCLIASAKRPLPGTDGGTRRLVSVMMGESKESARVQDSMKMLNYGYSAFDVVRSPYKGGQAVETPRVYKGKANVVQVGVQKDQFITLPKGGGDKVESQVILNTPLIAPLTKGQQVGTVEFVADDKTVAKFPVMALQAVQEAGLLGRILDSILLMFSKK, translated from the coding sequence ATGTGTTTTTCCACCAAAGACCTCAAGTTTCTCGTTGCTCCCACCGCTTTCGCCACCGTCGCGCGCACCGTCGCACTTGGCATAGTGGTGCCTGCCACACTCGTGATGACGGTTACCATCGTGCAGGCCAGGCCGCCCAAGAAGGCGGCAATTGCTGCTGCCACGTCGACCGGCGCGACGGCGGCCACCTACATGCCGGGCGCGGTGCCGCCGCCGGGCGTCAACGCGCGCTCCTGGATTCTGGTCGACCCGAGTAGCAACCAGGTGTTGGCTTCCGGCAACGCGGACGAGCACGTCGAGCCGGCATCGCTGACCAAGCTGATGACGGCCTACCTAGTGTTCCAGGCGCTCTCCACCAAGAAGATCTCCATGGAGCAGATCGTCACGCCCAGCGAGGTGGTTTGCAGCGTCGGTACCGACGAGTCGCGCATGTTCATCGAGGCCAACAAGCCGGTCTCTGTGCATGATCTGGTGTACGGCATGATCATCCAGTCGGGTAACGACGCGGCGATCGCGCTGGCGGAGCTGGTGGGTGGCAGCGAATCGCAGTTCGTCCACATGATGAACGCCGAGGCGCAGAAGCTTGGTATGTTAGGCACCCACTTCGCCGACGTGAACGGCATGCCGGACCCGCAGCACTACACCACGGCTGGCGACCTGGCTAAGCTATCGTCGCACTTGCTCCGCGACTTCCCAAACTACTACAATATTTTCTCGGTCAAGGAATTCAGCTACCACAACATCCGCCAGCCGAACCGCAATCGACTACTGTGGATCGATCCGACCGTCGACGGCCTGAAAACCGGCCACACTCAGGCGGCAGGCTATTGTCTAATTGCCTCAGCCAAACGTCCGCTACCGGGCACCGACGGTGGCACGCGCCGCCTGGTCTCAGTGATGATGGGTGAAAGCAAGGAAAGCGCCCGCGTGCAGGACAGCATGAAGATGCTGAACTATGGCTACAGCGCCTTCGATGTGGTGCGCTCTCCCTACAAGGGAGGCCAGGCCGTCGAGACGCCGCGCGTCTACAAGGGCAAGGCGAATGTCGTACAGGTCGGCGTACAAAAGGACCAGTTTATCACGCTGCCCAAAGGGGGGGGCGACAAGGTCGAGTCGCAGGTCATCCTGAACACGCCGCTGATCGCGCCGCTGACCAAGGGCCAGCAGGTCGGCACAGTGGAGTTCGTAGCTGACGACAAGACCGTCGCGAAGTTCCCGGTGATGGCGCTGCAGGCAGTCCAGGAAGCGGGACTGCTGGGCCGGATCTTGGATTCCATCCTGCTGATGTTCAGCAAAAAGTAA
- a CDS encoding IS5 family transposase produces the protein MCKDIHKTGEPKARYRVRNWAAYNEGLINRGNVTIWIDEAVLARIPDAIPTRGRPCLYGDTLIQTLLGVKTVYRRTLRALQGFTQSLRYLAFPSLPVPNYTTLCRRAKTLDVELPILRDNEPIYLVVDSTGLKVYGEGEWKVRQHGYSKRRTWRKVHLALNANTGPVHAALMTNQNVADADALAKLLDQIPREEQIDVIGGDGAYDTKPCHAAIAARSAIPSIPPRAGAVHWPADMPGAAWRNGAVDAIARDGRREWKQDSGYHRRSLAENAMYRFKTLTGNCLWARHIDAQATEVSIRVGVINRMADLARPQSVLLRLHTRFMQQRR, from the coding sequence ATGTGCAAGGACATACACAAGACAGGTGAGCCGAAGGCACGCTACCGTGTCAGGAATTGGGCGGCCTATAATGAAGGCCTGATCAACCGGGGGAACGTAACTATATGGATAGATGAAGCCGTCCTTGCCAGAATACCCGACGCCATACCCACACGTGGTCGCCCGTGTCTATACGGCGATACGCTGATTCAGACATTACTTGGCGTGAAGACCGTCTATCGACGGACGTTGCGCGCCTTGCAAGGTTTCACCCAAAGTCTGCGCTATCTGGCCTTCCCGAGCTTGCCGGTGCCGAATTACACCACGCTCTGTCGCCGGGCAAAAACGCTTGATGTCGAACTACCGATCCTTCGTGACAATGAACCGATCTATCTGGTTGTCGACAGCACCGGTCTGAAGGTCTATGGAGAAGGTGAATGGAAGGTGCGCCAGCACGGCTACTCGAAGCGGCGCACGTGGCGTAAAGTCCATCTCGCGCTCAACGCGAATACGGGTCCAGTGCATGCCGCGCTAATGACGAATCAGAATGTGGCTGATGCTGACGCTCTGGCCAAGTTGCTCGACCAGATTCCACGCGAAGAACAAATCGATGTCATCGGCGGTGATGGTGCCTACGACACCAAGCCATGCCATGCGGCCATTGCTGCACGCAGTGCTATTCCTTCGATTCCGCCACGCGCGGGTGCCGTTCATTGGCCAGCGGATATGCCCGGTGCGGCGTGGCGTAATGGCGCGGTTGATGCAATTGCCCGTGACGGTCGTCGAGAATGGAAGCAAGACAGTGGCTACCACCGGCGATCGCTTGCCGAGAATGCGATGTATCGGTTCAAGACCCTCACCGGCAACTGTCTCTGGGCGCGTCACATCGACGCGCAGGCGACCGAGGTCTCCATTCGCGTCGGCGTCATCAACCGTATGGCGGACCTCGCTCGTCCGCAATCCGTTCTATTGCGTCTTCACACTCGATTTATGCAACAACGCCGGTGA